The genomic interval ATTTTTGTACTTCCTTCTGCTTGCATTGTTTTCATATTCAATCCCCTTTCAGACGGGTTTATTTTCATTCATAGCATTCATTTCTTTAAAAGAAGAAAACCTAAAAATGTTAAAGAACATTTTTATAAACAAAGTGTAATTCATAATTCATAATTATATCAACTCTCCCGCATAGTCAAACTTCTCTCCGCTTACTTCCTTAAAATAATTATACTTCACTCTGATAATCTGTCTTATATGAAGATAATCATGGGCAAGCCAGTTGTATAAAAACATTTTTGCTTTCATTGCACCAAATTTTGGATGAATGTGTTCATTTTCCCATTGAGGATTTTGAAGTTCACTCAGATATTTAATTGAGTTATCCCTTTCTGCAAGAAAATCTTTTAACTTCTCAGCATAATTTTGTTCAGAATATTTTCGTGAAGTGACCCATTTACCGGGCTCTATAGGAGTAAACGGCGCTTGCGGATTTTCAAGAGTGTTCTGTACGCGGTTTCTGAAATCATCACGCTCTTCATCATACAGATGGCAGAGGATTTCAAGGAGATTCCATTTGTCATCACCCTCACGCCAGAGATAAAAATCTGACGGAAGATTTTCAAAGAGAGATTGAAAGATAATTTTGTTTTTAGAGAGTTCATTTATGACGGGATTTATATCCATAAAATAATTTTAGCTTTGATATCTCTAATAAATATAATAAATATGAGAAATGAATTCACTCTGGAATTTAAGAAATTTTTAGGAAGAACATATTGCTGCTAATAGGCACTAAGAGAGGGGAATTTAAATTATTATTTTTATAATGATAAAATATAATCGGTGCGATTTATCTATTGTTTTAACATCGAATTATCAGAAAACTTACGAGGGGGCGTAAGTTTTGCTCTATGATTTTATATTAACTTATCGGCCTAAAGAAATTTTAAATTAAAGCATAATTAAATGAATTGAGTTATAAACTTTAACTGTATTATTTTGTTATACTTTTTAAGTGTAATTAAATTTAAATAATAGAAATGAAAATAGGATTTATAGGTCTTGGAAGAATGGGCGGCAACATGGTTGAGCGCCTCATTAAAGACGGTCATCAGATAGCAGCTTACAATCTCACAAGACCCGAGGTAGATGCAGCAATAAAAAACGGAGCAGAAGGCGCAGACTCGGTTGAAGATTTAGTAAATAAATTGCCCGAAAGAAAAATTGTATGGCTTATGGTGCCTGCCGGAGTTCCAGTAGATTCTAATCTTGAAATATTATCTAAGCTATTAAAGAAAGATGACATTATAATTGATGGAGGCAATTCAAACTGGAAAGTCACTATGGCTCGAGGAAAAGTTCTCGCAAAACTTGGAATTCACTACATCGATTGCGGTACAAGCGGCGGAGTATGGGGATTACAAAACGGTTACAGTTTAATGACGGGCGGAAATAAAGAAGCTGTTGAATACACTTATCCTGTTTTCAAAAGTCTTGCTCCTGAAGGCGGCTATACTTATTGCGGGGAAAGCGGCGCAGGGCACTTTGTAAAAATGGTTCACAATGGAATTGAATATGGAATGATGCAATCGTTTGCAGAAGGTTTTGAGATAATGGAAAAGTCCCCTTTTAATATTGATGTCGCTGCAGTAGCAAGCGGGTGGCAATACGGAAGTGTTGTACGTTCATGGCTGCTTGAGCTTGCAGTACTTGCATTCAAACAAGATCCGGGATTGGAGCAAATAAAAGGCTATGTTGAAGACAGCGGTGAAGGGAAATGGACTGTGGAAGCTGCAATGGAATTAAATGTCCCGGCACATGTTATTACTGCTTCCTTGTATACAAGATTCCAATCACGTCAGGAAGACTCATTTGCAATGAAAGTACTTGCAGCATTAAGAAATCAATTTGGCGGACACGCTGTTAAAAAGGAAGATTAAGAAGGAAGAACAAAAATGAAAATGGAAAAACCAAAAGATTGTTTAATAGTAATATTCGGTGCATCCGGTGACCTTACGAAAAGGAAACTTATGCCATCTATATATGAATTATTTAAGCAAAATGTATTACCGGAAAATTTTATAATTCTTGGTGTTTCAAGAACAGATTTTACAGATGACACTTTTCGCGAAGCGATGAATGAAAGCATTAAAGAGTTTGTAAAAGATAATGTTAATGGCGACGTTCCAAAATTTCTGGAGAAGCTTCACTATATGTCAATTGATACTAAAACTTCACAAGACTATGGAAGATTGAAAGAAAGAATTGATGAGCTAAACGAGAAACACTCATTAGACGGTAATTATATATTTTATCTCGCAACTCCCCCAAGCGCGTATGCAATGATTGCTCAAAGTCTGGGCGAATATAATTTACAGGACCAGTCAGTTGGATTCAGAAGGCTCGTAATAGAAAAGCCATTTGGATATGATTTGGATTCGGCCATTGAATTAAACAGCGAGCTTCATAAAATTTTCAAAGAAAATCAGATTTATAGAATTGACCACTATCTCGGTAAAGAGACTGTTCAGAATTTATTGGTCACAAGATTTTCAAACGGAATTTTTGAACCGCTGTGGAACAGAAGTTATGTTCATCATGTCGAAGTTACTTCAGCAGAAAGCATAGGAGTAGAAAACCGCGGAGGTTATTACGATAATGCAGGAGCGCTGAGAGATATGGTTCAGAATCATCTGCTTCAGGTAATGAGTTTCGTTGCCATGGAGCCGCCATCCTCTTTTGCTTCGGATGCGATTAGAAATGAGACATTAAAAGTTTATCAGTCACTAAGACCAATTAAGGAAGAGGAAGTAGATAAATATGTAATTCGCGGTCAGTATATGGCTTCAACAATAAGAGGCGAACAGGTTAAGGGTTACAGGGAAGAAGTGGATGTGAATCCTGACTCAAGAACTGAGACATACATTGCAATGAAGTTCTATATAGATAACTGGCGTTGGGGCGGAATACCATTCTACATAAGAACCGGTAAGCGCCTTCCTACCAGAGTAACTGAAGTTGTTATTCATTTTAAACCTACCCCTCATGCCTTGTTTGGACAGACAGATAATTGTGAAACATGTAATCAATTAATCATTCGTATTCAACCGGACGAAGGTATACTTTTGAAAATTAGTATGAAAGTCCCCGGAGGCGGTTTTGATATCAGAACAGTCAACATGGATTTCCATTATAAAGATTTAGGAAACGTTCATATACCCGATGCATACGAAAGATTGATTTATGACTGCATGATGGGAGATTCAACTTTATATTCACGCGGTGATGTTGTTGAAGCGGCTTGGAAATTTCTTGCTCCGATACAGAAGGCATGGAAGAATAATCAGGGCATTAAAATTTACGGATACCCCGCAGGAACATGGGGACCGGATAATGCAGATGATTTAATTGAGGATAAAAATGTTACCTGGCGATATCCTTGCAGTAATCTTTCCGATGACGGCACTTATTGTGAATTATAAAAACTAAAATGAATCCGATTATTAAAATATTTAAAACGCCTGAGTTACTTGCAGAAGCGTTTGCAGATTTTATTGCTGATGACATCAACTTAAAAGATAAATATTACATCTCTCTTTCAGGCGGCTCTACACCAAAAATTGTATTTAAAGTCTTAGCTGAGCGATATTCAGAAAAAGTTGACTGGTCGAAAGTCCATTTCTTCTGGGGAGATGAGAGATGCGTACCTCCTGACTCAGATGAAAGTAACTACAAAATGACAAAAGATTTTCTATTGGATAAAATAAATATTCCACCTGAAAATATACACAGAATCAGAGGAGAAGATGAACCCAATGAAGAAGCAAAAAGATATTCAGATGAAATTTTAAAAACAGTCCCGTTCAGAAGTAATTTGCCGTGCTTCGATTTTGTAATGCTGGGGTTAGGAGAGGACGGTCATACAGCATCAATTTTTCCGGGTAGACTAGATTTGTTTGAATCAGATAATATTTGTGAAGCGGTAAAGCAGCCGGTTACAAATCAGAATAGAATAACAATTACAGGAAGGATAATTAACAATTCTCAACAAGGGGCGTTTTTAGTAACGGGAAAAAATAAAGCGAACATAGCTGCAAAGATTTTACATGACGGCGTGCAATCGAATAATTATCCTGCATCATATGTTAAACTAAATACCGGAATACTTTACTGGTTTATGGATGTAGACAGTTCATCCCTGATTAGCTTATAAAAATAGTTTATAATAATTGCTTGATTTTATTAAAGTATTTTGAAATTAAAATATTATTATTATCTTTAGTTTTTCTTGCACTCTCCTGCGCGAAATACGTTCAAAAATTTCCTAATTAATGAAATGTAAATACTTATGGAAAAAAATCATTATGAAATTTTATTGGTCGAAGACAACCCGACTGATGCTGAGCTAACCATACGCGCTCTTAACA from Bacteroidota bacterium carries:
- a CDS encoding DinB family protein yields the protein MDINPVINELSKNKIIFQSLFENLPSDFYLWREGDDKWNLLEILCHLYDEERDDFRNRVQNTLENPQAPFTPIEPGKWVTSRKYSEQNYAEKLKDFLAERDNSIKYLSELQNPQWENEHIHPKFGAMKAKMFLYNWLAHDYLHIRQIIRVKYNYFKEVSGEKFDYAGELI
- a CDS encoding glucose-6-phosphate dehydrogenase, translating into MEKPKDCLIVIFGASGDLTKRKLMPSIYELFKQNVLPENFIILGVSRTDFTDDTFREAMNESIKEFVKDNVNGDVPKFLEKLHYMSIDTKTSQDYGRLKERIDELNEKHSLDGNYIFYLATPPSAYAMIAQSLGEYNLQDQSVGFRRLVIEKPFGYDLDSAIELNSELHKIFKENQIYRIDHYLGKETVQNLLVTRFSNGIFEPLWNRSYVHHVEVTSAESIGVENRGGYYDNAGALRDMVQNHLLQVMSFVAMEPPSSFASDAIRNETLKVYQSLRPIKEEEVDKYVIRGQYMASTIRGEQVKGYREEVDVNPDSRTETYIAMKFYIDNWRWGGIPFYIRTGKRLPTRVTEVVIHFKPTPHALFGQTDNCETCNQLIIRIQPDEGILLKISMKVPGGGFDIRTVNMDFHYKDLGNVHIPDAYERLIYDCMMGDSTLYSRGDVVEAAWKFLAPIQKAWKNNQGIKIYGYPAGTWGPDNADDLIEDKNVTWRYPCSNLSDDGTYCEL
- the gnd gene encoding decarboxylating 6-phosphogluconate dehydrogenase — translated: MKIGFIGLGRMGGNMVERLIKDGHQIAAYNLTRPEVDAAIKNGAEGADSVEDLVNKLPERKIVWLMVPAGVPVDSNLEILSKLLKKDDIIIDGGNSNWKVTMARGKVLAKLGIHYIDCGTSGGVWGLQNGYSLMTGGNKEAVEYTYPVFKSLAPEGGYTYCGESGAGHFVKMVHNGIEYGMMQSFAEGFEIMEKSPFNIDVAAVASGWQYGSVVRSWLLELAVLAFKQDPGLEQIKGYVEDSGEGKWTVEAAMELNVPAHVITASLYTRFQSRQEDSFAMKVLAALRNQFGGHAVKKED
- the pgl gene encoding 6-phosphogluconolactonase, which produces MNPIIKIFKTPELLAEAFADFIADDINLKDKYYISLSGGSTPKIVFKVLAERYSEKVDWSKVHFFWGDERCVPPDSDESNYKMTKDFLLDKINIPPENIHRIRGEDEPNEEAKRYSDEILKTVPFRSNLPCFDFVMLGLGEDGHTASIFPGRLDLFESDNICEAVKQPVTNQNRITITGRIINNSQQGAFLVTGKNKANIAAKILHDGVQSNNYPASYVKLNTGILYWFMDVDSSSLISL